In Solenopsis invicta isolate M01_SB chromosome 13, UNIL_Sinv_3.0, whole genome shotgun sequence, one DNA window encodes the following:
- the LOC120359453 gene encoding uncharacterized protein LOC120359453, which produces MLANDEDDTFLIECIEQFENCIPTTSPNNNELIGENSITDNTANTADITDNTGMINEENKHDINNDRDNSNEFLMEGGGWLWQEFLKLPQPTALETIQSGYVNEKPFDAVQDVGLINNAVCADNNNEFPRFSQELSLEMERDVDAIQSISMVRPVTITDKSLEMVQNDDIQGTSLVESTTITDEVTDTNNGSVPVSHTTEVVNSFKHLED; this is translated from the exons ATGCTAGCGAATGACGAGGACGATACATTTCTAATTGAGTGTATCGAGCAATTTGAAAACTGTATTCCAACCACGAGCCCTAACAATAACGAATTAATCGGTGAAAATAGCATCACTGATAACACTGCTAACACTGCAGATATTACGGATAATACTGGTATGATTAATGAGGAAAACAAACACGATATAAATAATGATCGTGACAActctaatgaatttttaatggaGGGTGGAGGATGGCTGTGGCAGGAATTTCTAAAACTTCCTCAACCAACGGCGTTAGAAACAATACAGAGTGGTTACGTTAATGAAAAACCATTTGACGCTGTACAAGATGTCGGCTTAATTAATAACGCCGTTTGCgctgataataataatg AGTTTCCGCGGTTTTCTCAGGAACTATCGTTGGAAATGGAACGGGACGTTGATGCTATACAGAGTATCTCTATGGTTAGACCCGTGACAATAACAGACAAATCGTTGGAAATGGTGCAGAACGATGATATACAAGGCACCTCTTTAGTGGAGTCTACGACAATAACAGACGAGGTCACCGATACTAATAACG GGTCTGTACCTGTGAGTCATACGACGGAGGTCGTAAACTCGTTTAAACACCTTGAAGATTAA
- the LOC120359402 gene encoding uncharacterized protein LOC120359402, whose product MQVGCGHSTAVEVGEKEESHEIRREGVVDVDPIEERDALQHAQNEVGDPITFNISNENQRYFQRFDAYGREITLVICQAPEATDPLMWLDKVLVEIHAYLTNSSDPDDYIGVTFTADTFSLGPVWLSFRYVRDFQYIDLWALVSRAAQSNTNFCINDSCTITCCVIRGVNGCSRRKLTHNVAKRSILTITNTDNLCLPRSLVTALAYAERGEIRSAELHRYWMAIRLARGKLQKEKALELVRNAKIDIPPNGCSISELEYFQKYLANAGVAIVVYEVETLGHGGEPLYDGTAYVINSFTSVVHTLRVLYYRRLHHFEPILNLRAAVGSRGFCVFCNVAYTRIRDHKCSRKCNRCMSQPPCIITANPRIKCNSCKRSFYNNNCFQQHLRGY is encoded by the coding sequence ATGCAAGTGGGGTGTGGTCACTCTACTGCTGTAGAAGTGGGGGAAAAAGAAGAGTCGCACGAGATTAGGAGAGAAGGCGTGGTAGATGTGGATCCTATTGAAGAAAGAGACGCGTTACAACATGCTCAAAATGAAGTCGGAGAcccaataacatttaatatatcgaACGAGAATCAACGCTATTTTCAACGGTTTGATGCGTACGGTCGTGAAATAACGCTCGTTATTTGTCAGGCTCCAGAGGCTACCGATCCATTAATGTGGCTGGATAAAGTACTTGTAGAAATACACGCATATCTTACAAATTCGAGTGATCCTGACGATTACATAGGTGTAACATTTACAGCCGATACTTTTTCACTTGGTCCAGTGTGGTTATCTTTCCGTTATGTACGCGATTTTCAATATATAGACTTATGGGCACTAGTGAGCCGAGCCGCACAAagcaatacaaatttttgtattaacgaTAGCTGTACGATAACATGTTGTGTAATACGTGGAGTAAACGGATGTTCGCGAAGAAAATTAACCCATAATGTGGCAAAACGGTCGATATTAACGATAACAAACACCGATAATTTATGCCTCCCACGTTCATTAGTAACAGCTTTGGCATATGCAGAACGCGGTGAAATTCGTTCGGCTGAGTTACATCGTTATTGGATGGCTATACGTTTGGCTAGGGGTAaactacaaaaagaaaaggcGCTCGAGCTTGTAAGAAATGCTAAAATAGATATACCGCCTAATGGTTGCTCTATATCGGAGTTagagtattttcaaaaatatttagcaaacGCGGGAGTAGCTATAGTTGTATACGAGGTTGAAACGCTAGGGCATGGTGGAGAGCCTTTATATGATGGGACGGCTTATGTAATAAATTCATTCACCAGCGTCGTACATACGCTGCGTGTTCTATATTATCGAAGATTACACCATTTTGAGCCAATTCTAAATTTACGCGCCGCTGTAGGAAGTAGGGGTTTTTGCGTGTTTTGCAATGTAGCGTATACTAGAATAAGGGATCATAAATGTTCGCGCAAATGTAATCGTTGTATGAGCCAACCACCGTGTATAATAACCGCAAATCCCCgtattaaatgtaattcttGTAAACGCTCTTTTTATAACAACAATTGTTTTCAACAGCATTTAAGGGGATACTAA
- the LOC120359451 gene encoding putative uncharacterized protein DDB_G0282133: MVLKTLLDDSSDDVNKDSNYNADSDSSDEENNTLLQSSAPQSNNTTQNSLETSLNVTEIDKEPKYIVISDEATTEIILDQNVNLPNESTSDMLLHENILPMNISGLSDLNVDIENDLQVTILPFPELNDIDVFLNTDLCCQNVEENVVDNGTEDVTLSGNKGSNVDKNNCDDVESDDNNNIESNIHKKSEELHKSHSCVYNSIYGDDSSDDVDKDPNYNADSDSSDEENNTLIQPSAPQSNNTTQNSLETSLNVTGSKMCDDTNLHVNTSKSKGSGKQIFCYYCKKMQSKISRHLEKVHKNEDEVKKFTTLPKVSSKSFEMLGDDGWQPIAVEIVSDTVPSDVHSDPVCPGFCMIIGISNNSRGFTPHSWYLVRGVNAYGIARYIL, encoded by the exons ATGGTACTAAAGACGTTACT TGACGATAGTAGTGATGATGTAAATAAGGATTCTAACTATAATGCAGATTCAGATAGTTCTGATGAAGAAAACAATACTCTTCTACAATCATCTGCACCGCAATCTAATAATACTACACAGAACAGCTTAGAAACGTCTTTAAATGTTACTGAAA tCGATAAAGAAcctaaatatattgtaatttctgATGAAGCAACGACTGAAATAATACTAGATCAAAATGTCAATTTACCTAATGAATCTACATCTGACATGTTACtgcatgaaaatattttacctaTGAATATAAGTGGACTTTCTGACTTAAATGTTGATATAGAAAACGATTTACAAGTTACAATATTACCATTTCCAGAATTGAATGATATAGACGTATTCTTAAATACTGATTTATGTTgtcaaaatgttgaagaaaatgtcgt tGATAATGGTACTGAAGACGTTACCCTTAGTGGTAACAAAGGTAGtaatgtagataaaaataacTGTGACGACGTAGAATCGGATGATAATAACAACATAGAATCAAATATCCATAAAAAATCAGAGGAATTGCACAAATCACATTCCTgtgtatataattctatttatggTGACGATAGTAGTGATGATGTAGATAAGGATCCTAACTATAATGCAGATTCAGATAGTTCTGATGAAGAAAACAATACTCTTATACAACCATCTGCACCTCAATCTAATAATACTACACAGAATAGCTTAGAAACTTCTTTAAATGTTACTGGAAGTAAAATGTGTGATGATACTAATTTACATGTTAACACTTCAAAATCTAAAGGTAGCGGAAAACaaatcttttgttattattgcaaaaaaatgcaaTCAAAGATAAGTAGACACCTCGAAAAAGTTCATAAAAATGAAGACGAAGTGAAGAAGTTTACTACATTACCTaaag TTTCTTCTAAATCGTTTGAGATGTTGGGGGATGATGGGTGGCAACCCATAGCTGTCGAAATAGTGTCCGATACCGTCCCTTCCGACGTACATAGCGACCCAGTGTGTCCCGGGTTTTGTATGATCATCGGTATTAGCAATAATAGCCGCGGGTTTACTCCACACAGCTGGTATCTCGTCAGAGGCGTAAACGCCTATGGTATCGCACGGTATATTTTGTAG
- the LOC120359452 gene encoding uncharacterized protein F54H12.2-like: protein MAFLHSHSCECLKSELELFTVPPTQATIENSQWLHYKPISSLTDDSPIEFVIPGQGEEYIDLPHTMLCISVQIRPTVSKEIPKKEETSGAVDKLVGPVNNFMHSLFNQVDVFFNQKLVTPPNNAYAYRAYIETLLNYGPAAKNSHLTSVLWYSDTGSEMAQPSILNAGFLKRCSLTANAKEIDLMGYLHCDVFNQERFLINGVEMRLRMVQSRDAFCLMDQTERGFEVHILDATLLVRRSKISPEYGLLDSTSLLSLTSPSSPPAPSFSTTWCNRNNHHNIKKEEDDISPVNSWWL, encoded by the exons ATGGCCTTTTTACACTCTCATTCGTGCGAGTGTCTCAAATCAGAATTGGAATTATTCACCGTCCCACCAACGCAAGCAACAATTGAAAACTCGCAATGGTTACATTACAAACCAATATCGTCGTTAACCGATGATTCACCTATAGAATTTGTTATACCAGGCCAGGGAGAAGAATACATCGACTTACCACATACCATGTTATGTATCAGTGTTCAAATAAGACCGACCGTTTccaaagaaattccaaaaaaagaaGAGACTTCAGGTGCTGTTGATAAGCTAGTAGGACCCgtcaataattttatgcattCGTTATTCAATCAGGTAGATgtgtttttcaatcaaaaacttGTAACACCCCCAAATAATGCGTACGCTTACAGAGCTTATATAGAAACATTGCTTAATTATGGCCCTGCTGCAAAAAACTCTCATTTAACAAGTGTGTTGTGGTATAGCGATACGGGTAGTGAAATGGCGCAACCATCCATCTTAAACGCCGGTTTTCTAAAACGGTGTTCGTTAACAGCTAATGCTAAGGAAATTGACCTTATGGGTTATTTACATTGCGATGTTTTCAATCAAGAAAGGTTTCTGATAAACGGCGTAGAAATGCGTTTGCGGATGGTACAATCAAGAGACGCTTTCTGCCTTATGGATCAAACCGAACGAGGTTTCGAAGTTCATATACTCGATGCTACGCTACTTGTCAGACGTTCAAAGATTTCACCAG AATACGGTCTTTTGGATTctacatcattattatcattgacATCACCGTCATCACCACCCGCACCATCGTTTTCTACGACTTGGTGTAATCGTAATAATCATCATAATatcaaaaaagaagaagatgataTCTCTCCAGTCAATTCTTGGTGGTTATGA